GTACGTTATCTGCGCGTTTAGGCGTACCGTTGTTATTGCTATTTTTGGTCGTCGGAATGTTGGCGGGTGAAGATGGTATTTTGGGTATTGAGTTTTCACAGTACGGTATTGCAAATTTTATTGGACAAGCCGCGCTTGCCTGTATTTTGCTCGATGGTGGACTACGCACCTCTTTTCAATCTTTTCGGGTAGGTCTCAAGCCTGCGGTCGTGTTAGCGACTTGGGGTGTACTATGTACCGTATTGGTATTAGGCATCTTTGTCACGTGGCTATTGGATGTGGACTGGCGCATTGGCTTATTGATGGCGGCGATTGTCGGTTCAACCGATGCGGCGGCAGTGTTTTCACTATTGCGTAATGGGGGCGTGAAATTGAACGACCGCGTACAAGCCACGCTAGAGCTAGAGTCTGGAGCGAATGACCCTTTAGCTATTCTGTTGGTTACGGGTCTAATTGCGCTCAATGTGGATCCAGAAGGGCAGACCATATTTGGTTTTATAGGCTTGTTATTACAGCAACTTGGCTTTGGGCTAGGTATGGGCTTACTTGCCGGTTACTTATTATCTAGATTGCTACCGAAGATTCATTTAGCTGAAGGCATGTATGCGATTTTAATATTATCGGCGGGCTTGTCTGTTTTTGCTGCGACCAATTTAATTGGCGGTAGTGGTTTTTTAGCAGTGTATTTAACCGGTGTGCTGATTGGCAATCGTAAGGGACGCGCCACTGAGCATGTGCTGCGCGTGATGGATAGCTTTGCTTGGTTATCGCAAGCGGTTCTTTTTGTGGTATTGGGGTTATTGGTCACCCCATCAAACGTGATTAACGTTTGGTACTATTCGGTCGCCATTGCCGCCTTTATGATTTTGGTGGCCCGTCCTATTGCCGTTTATACCAGTGTTAAACCCTTTAAATTTAAAGATCGAGAAATAGGCTTTATTTCGTGGGTCGGTTTGCGTGGTGCAGTGCCGATTACCCTTGCGATTCTGCCAGTGATATCAGCGGTAGACGGCGCATTTATGTTGTTTGATATTGCGTTTGGCGTCGTGGTGTTGTCTTTAGTATTGCAAGGGATGACCATTCCTATTATGGCGGACTTTTTTAAAGTGCGTATTCCTGCCAACGATGAACCAAAAGAAGAGCATGAAGTTTGGGTGTCCGACAATACCAGCATTACTCTCTATGAGTTTGAAGTAAAGGCAGGTGCATTTGCAACGGGTCGGCATCCAAAAGCCGTTTCAACCCGTATCAGTCCTAATGAAATTAACCTTTTTGCTTTAATTCGTCGGCAAAAATTAATACTGGTGGATAAAGACACGCAGCTACAGTTTGGCGACAATGTTTGGTATGCCATGCGCGGCAATCATGCCAACCAAATTGCCCAAATTTTTAATGATACGAAATTAGATCGTAGAGCCATTGATGATTTTTATGGGGATTGGTTGTTATCTCCAAGCGTTAAACTGGGAGATTTACCGTTCTTTACGGGTGTTATGGAATCTGAATCTCTAGTGACCAAGCTGAAGTCTAAAACGGACGATACGTCAACCAATATGTGGCAACAAACCGTGGCTGAATATATCGTTTCAAGCTTAGATACAGCCCCTGTTTCAGGAGATACGGTGGCTATTAATGATGAATGGTCGTTAGTGATTAAAGAGGTCGATGCGAAAGGTACGCTGAGAACCATTGGTCTCAAACAAGAAAAATTACCAGTGGTGGTTTGATAAATGATATTAAGTTTTAAAGATATTATTGAATGTTGTCAAAACGCTTTAAACCGCTCAGTGACTAGATATGGGTGCTAATAATGATTTATTATTTTTCTACTTTTCAATACAGAAATAGTGTTATCGGCATGGCATATTAGGCAGTTCAAAAAATACTTTAAGCTAACAAGCTTTATAAGTATAAAGGACGCTAAACAGTTTAAAATAGAGTCTATTGGCTTTACTTTTACTGATATGGGCGAACAGAAACCACACTATGAACACTGACACTAGTAAACCCTTGGCTTTTAGAAGGTATCCTTCGACCACCGCGCTGCAATGTTTTGAGACTGCGGCTAGACATTTAAGCTTTACCAATGCTGCACAAGAGATGCACATGACTCAAAGCGCTGTGAGCAAGCAGGTGGCGCAATTAGAGGAGATGCTGAACCTTTCTCTGTTTCATCGTACGCCGCAGCGTATTTCATTGACGCCTGCTGGCAAAACGTATTATTTGGAAGTATTGGGGATACTTAAGCATATTGAGATTGCGACTACTAATTTAATGTCGCACAGCACCAACACCGAAGTGCTTACCATCGTGGCGCATCCAACATTCTGCTCGCGTTGGTTATTACCAGCGTTAAATGGGTTTGGACAACAGTTTCCGTTAATAAACCTTCATATCAATGAGCAGGTCGGTCCATTTTTTTCTGAAGACCAAAATGTAGATATCGCCTTTCTTTATGGCGATGGCATTTGGAGCGGCATGCAATCGGTAAAGCTATTTGATGAATATTGCATTGCTGTTTGTAGTCCTGAATATTTGCAGGATAAAACGCTTGATACTCATACGCTACAAGGCTGCGTATTATTGCAACTGAGCTCGCGTTTAAGCGCTTGGTATGATTATTTTAAGCAGCAAGACATTAGTATCGACGGTACTTTTGTAGGGCCGAGATTTGATACGTTTCAAGCGTGTATTATTGCAGCGATGCTCGGTTATGGCATTGCCTTGGTGCCTCTACGTCTGGTGGCGCAAGAGTTACAGTCAGGGGCGTTGGTAATGGCGTGGGATTATGCGGCAAAGAGTCGTGGTAGCTATTATCTGACGTATCCTATATCGCTTGGACAATCTCATAAGGTCAAAGCTATCTTGGAGTGGGTAACGACTTATCTTGAAACATCTAACCAATGTCAGAAGATATTGGCATTAGTTGAGTGATGCTCTTATGGCTATGTCTTGTTATTAGGTCTTTCTTATCGCTAATAAAGAATAACGCCATCAAAAGCTGAGTATATACTCAGCCTTTTTTATGTTTAATGATAAGTAATTCACGTTAATAATTAATGTTTGTGACTAACTAATGCCCTCAATGAGTAACACTGACGAAAAGGAATGGAAGCACAACTATTATTCGTTTGCTGACATCAGCGCGTTTTGTTGAAATGAGTCTCTAACTCAAGGAAGAGGAGCGAGGCACATGGATAAGCACTATAACGTTACTGATGCATTTACGATGGTACATCCTTTAACGCTCGTCAAAGGGGAAAACGCAAAAGTTTGGGACGATAACGACCAATGCTACATTGATTTTGTTGGTGGTATTGGCGTACTAAACTTTGGACATTGTCACCCTCATATTGTCAATGCCATTGTCAATCAAGCCCAGTCTCTTATTCATTACGCCTACAATGCGGCGGCTCATAAGCCTTATCAGACGTTTATGACCCGATTATGCGCACTTGTGCCAATGATTGGTGAACTGGCAGGTATGCTGACCAATTGCGGTGCGGAAGCCACCGAAAATGCCATAAAAATTGCTCGCCTAAAGACCAAACGCGCTGGCGTGATTGCCTTTGACGGCGGATTTCATGGACGCACACTGGCTGCGGTTAATCTAAACGGTAAGGTTGCGCCTTATAAGCGTGGGTTAGGGACGCTGGCAGGTGGTGTCTATCATATTCCATTTCCGAGTGCCGATAATGGCATTAGTGATCAGCAGGCAATAGATGCGCTTGAGCGTCTATTTTTGGTAGAAACTGACGTCGATAATATCGGTGCTGTCATTGTGGAGCCTGTACAAGGCGAGGGTGGGTTTCAGCTGATGTCACCAACGTTTGCTCAATATCTACGCGCATTTTGTGATGAGCATGGCATCTTACTGATCATGGATGAAATTCAATCCGGCTATGGTCGTACGGGCACACCGTTTGCGTTTACCCATTTGGGGATTGAGCCCGACTTATTGTTATTGGGTAAAAGCATCGCAGGTGGTCTGCCGTTAGGCGCGGTTATTGGTAAAGCTGAAGTGATAAACGGCTTACCTAAAGGCAGTCTAGGCGGTACGTATTCTGGTAATCCTGTGGCGTGTGCTGCGGCAAATGCGACGCTCGATATCATGCAAGAAGATGAAATTTGGCAATCCGCAAAGCATTACGCTGAAACTATCGAGCAGACGATAGCACAATGGCAAGAAGAGGGCGTCTCGCCTTGGTTATTTGGACTGACAGGTATCGGCGCCATGCGCGGTATCGAGTTGCGCCATCCCAAATATGGCGTGCATCCCAGTGTGATGACGCGTGTCTTATCCGAAGCCCGCGCTCGCGGATTATTGCTCATGCCAAGTGGGCAACATCGACATATTATTCGCTTGCTACCACCATTGACGATTGAGCCGGAAACCCTGCAAGAAGGTCTTACTATTTTAAAAGAAGTGCTCAAAGCGTTGCCAAATGAAGACCTTGTTGCTTAATGATTAATTCTCAAGACTTATAAAAATTAACCATATCATCTATAACTTATTGACTCTTTTTAAAAGGATGCTTTCTTATGAAAAATACCAGTGACGTTATCAGTAACAGCAACATGATGAATAGCGACGATATTCGCCATAGCTTTTCAGTGGCTATGTCAGCGATGTATCAAAACGAAGTACCACTTTACGGTGATCTGATTGAGCTCGTGACCGAAGTGAATAACGATGTACTGAATACGCAGCCTGATATCAAAGCTCAGCTTGAGCATACTGGCGAGATTGACCGCTTAAATCTAGAACGTCATGGGGCGATTAGATTGGGCACCGCAGCGGAGCTAAGCATGATGCGTCGCCTGTTTGCGGTGATGGGCATGTACCCTGTTGGCTACTATGATTTAGCACCTGCTGGTGTTCCTGTCCACTCTACTGCGTTTCGCGCTATTGATACAGAGTCGTTAAATAACAGCCCATTTCGGGTATTTACCTCGTTATTACGTTTAGATTTGATAGCAGATGAATCTTTAAAACAAGCAGCAATAGAAACGTTGGCAAATCGGAAAATATTTACTGATGCTGCCATTAAACTTATTGAACGTTTTGAAAATGCTGGGGGATTAACAGATGCAGAAGCGCAGACATTTATCACGGAAGCCTTAGAGACCTTTCGCTGGCATGATAAAACACCCGTTTCAAAAGAGTTGTACGAGCGCTTATTAAAACAGCATCCGCTTATTGCTGACGTGGTGGGTTTTAAGGGGCCGCATATTAATCATCTGACACCCAGAACATTGGATATCGATACCGTACAACAAGGCATGCA
This genomic window from Psychrobacter urativorans contains:
- a CDS encoding VOC family protein; this encodes MKNTSDVISNSNMMNSDDIRHSFSVAMSAMYQNEVPLYGDLIELVTEVNNDVLNTQPDIKAQLEHTGEIDRLNLERHGAIRLGTAAELSMMRRLFAVMGMYPVGYYDLAPAGVPVHSTAFRAIDTESLNNSPFRVFTSLLRLDLIADESLKQAAIETLANRKIFTDAAIKLIERFENAGGLTDAEAQTFITEALETFRWHDKTPVSKELYERLLKQHPLIADVVGFKGPHINHLTPRTLDIDTVQQGMQARGIPPKAIIEGPPRRACPILLRQTSFKALQEPVSFKCQYDATDNANNNTAEQYEQGQHTARFGEIEQRGVSLTPKGRALYDTLLNKARDQLGATPNESNAAEYYRILEQVFAEFPDNYQTLHADKLAYFYYQPVAEAEMAEIGDINLTVPDDKETLIHLIDKGVIRIEPIVYEDFLPVSAAGIFQSNLQQDQQSHYDGNSNQQEFERDLGVNVYDELALYESMQAESLQNCLKILQKVA
- a CDS encoding potassium/proton antiporter → MDTLNILYLVGALLIFASIMASTLSARLGVPLLLLFLVVGMLAGEDGILGIEFSQYGIANFIGQAALACILLDGGLRTSFQSFRVGLKPAVVLATWGVLCTVLVLGIFVTWLLDVDWRIGLLMAAIVGSTDAAAVFSLLRNGGVKLNDRVQATLELESGANDPLAILLVTGLIALNVDPEGQTIFGFIGLLLQQLGFGLGMGLLAGYLLSRLLPKIHLAEGMYAILILSAGLSVFAATNLIGGSGFLAVYLTGVLIGNRKGRATEHVLRVMDSFAWLSQAVLFVVLGLLVTPSNVINVWYYSVAIAAFMILVARPIAVYTSVKPFKFKDREIGFISWVGLRGAVPITLAILPVISAVDGAFMLFDIAFGVVVLSLVLQGMTIPIMADFFKVRIPANDEPKEEHEVWVSDNTSITLYEFEVKAGAFATGRHPKAVSTRISPNEINLFALIRRQKLILVDKDTQLQFGDNVWYAMRGNHANQIAQIFNDTKLDRRAIDDFYGDWLLSPSVKLGDLPFFTGVMESESLVTKLKSKTDDTSTNMWQQTVAEYIVSSLDTAPVSGDTVAINDEWSLVIKEVDAKGTLRTIGLKQEKLPVVV
- a CDS encoding aspartate aminotransferase family protein, translating into MDKHYNVTDAFTMVHPLTLVKGENAKVWDDNDQCYIDFVGGIGVLNFGHCHPHIVNAIVNQAQSLIHYAYNAAAHKPYQTFMTRLCALVPMIGELAGMLTNCGAEATENAIKIARLKTKRAGVIAFDGGFHGRTLAAVNLNGKVAPYKRGLGTLAGGVYHIPFPSADNGISDQQAIDALERLFLVETDVDNIGAVIVEPVQGEGGFQLMSPTFAQYLRAFCDEHGILLIMDEIQSGYGRTGTPFAFTHLGIEPDLLLLGKSIAGGLPLGAVIGKAEVINGLPKGSLGGTYSGNPVACAAANATLDIMQEDEIWQSAKHYAETIEQTIAQWQEEGVSPWLFGLTGIGAMRGIELRHPKYGVHPSVMTRVLSEARARGLLLMPSGQHRHIIRLLPPLTIEPETLQEGLTILKEVLKALPNEDLVA
- a CDS encoding LysR substrate-binding domain-containing protein, which gives rise to MNTDTSKPLAFRRYPSTTALQCFETAARHLSFTNAAQEMHMTQSAVSKQVAQLEEMLNLSLFHRTPQRISLTPAGKTYYLEVLGILKHIEIATTNLMSHSTNTEVLTIVAHPTFCSRWLLPALNGFGQQFPLINLHINEQVGPFFSEDQNVDIAFLYGDGIWSGMQSVKLFDEYCIAVCSPEYLQDKTLDTHTLQGCVLLQLSSRLSAWYDYFKQQDISIDGTFVGPRFDTFQACIIAAMLGYGIALVPLRLVAQELQSGALVMAWDYAAKSRGSYYLTYPISLGQSHKVKAILEWVTTYLETSNQCQKILALVE